The Beijerinckiaceae bacterium genome has a window encoding:
- a CDS encoding pyridine nucleotide-disulfide oxidoreductase → MDSTQLGAASTVAIIGGGQAGGEVATLLRQNRFKGRIVLIGEEKHLPYMRPPLSKAFLAREIGADALIYKAAVAYEKAQVEMRLGVRVNEIDRSGKKLLLEGGPPLSYDKLVIATGGRARELPVPGANLRNVLYLRTIADVEVLQPLIEAGRRLVVVGGGYVGLEVAAVAVKRGLAVTVLEGAPRVLARVTAPDLSKFYERIHREAGVDIRTDVTVVDFTAGPDGTGVGAVECDDGQSFAADFVLVGIGLVPNTELAEKASLVVDGGIVVDQESRTNDPDIYAIGDCAMHANHGFLQQRIRIESVPNALEQARAVAASITGKPVPAATAPWFWSDQYGLKLQMVGLSDGYEELAIRGRMDTSSFIAFYLRDGQVIAADSVNRLGEFLAAKRLVGDRARVAASRLADESVSLKTLMEPAAA, encoded by the coding sequence ATGGATTCAACTCAGCTCGGCGCCGCATCGACGGTCGCCATTATCGGCGGCGGTCAGGCGGGCGGCGAGGTCGCGACTCTGCTGCGCCAGAACAGGTTCAAAGGCCGCATCGTCCTCATCGGCGAGGAGAAACATCTTCCCTATATGCGGCCGCCTTTGTCGAAGGCATTTCTTGCCCGCGAGATCGGTGCCGACGCGCTGATTTACAAGGCGGCGGTTGCCTATGAAAAAGCGCAAGTGGAAATGCGGCTCGGGGTTCGCGTCAACGAGATCGACCGCAGCGGAAAAAAGCTTTTGCTCGAAGGCGGTCCGCCCCTTAGTTACGACAAGCTCGTGATAGCGACGGGGGGCCGCGCCCGCGAACTGCCGGTGCCAGGCGCGAATTTGCGCAATGTTCTTTATCTTCGCACGATTGCCGACGTCGAAGTGCTGCAGCCGCTCATCGAGGCCGGCCGGCGACTCGTGGTCGTTGGCGGCGGCTATGTTGGGCTTGAAGTCGCGGCTGTCGCAGTCAAGCGGGGCCTCGCGGTCACCGTGCTCGAAGGGGCGCCACGGGTGCTGGCGCGGGTCACGGCGCCCGATCTTTCGAAATTCTACGAACGTATTCATCGCGAAGCGGGCGTCGACATCCGCACGGATGTGACGGTTGTCGATTTTACCGCGGGCCCGGACGGCACCGGTGTCGGCGCGGTGGAATGTGACGACGGTCAATCCTTTGCGGCTGATTTTGTGCTGGTCGGCATCGGTCTTGTCCCCAATACTGAACTCGCCGAGAAGGCCAGCCTCGTCGTCGATGGGGGCATTGTCGTCGATCAGGAAAGCCGCACCAACGATCCCGATATTTATGCCATCGGCGACTGCGCGATGCATGCCAATCACGGCTTTCTTCAGCAGAGAATACGAATCGAGTCCGTCCCGAATGCGCTCGAACAAGCGCGTGCGGTTGCCGCATCGATCACGGGAAAACCAGTTCCTGCGGCGACAGCGCCGTGGTTCTGGTCGGATCAATATGGGCTCAAACTGCAGATGGTTGGCCTGTCCGACGGATATGAGGAGCTGGCGATCCGGGGCCGGATGGACACCTCGTCCTTTATCGCTTTCTATCTGCGGGATGGGCAGGTCATCGCGGCCGATTCGGTCAATCGGCTGGGCGAGTTCCTGGCCGCGAAACGGCTTGTCGGCGACAGGGCGCGGGTCGCGGCCAGCCGCCTCGCGGATGAATCGGTGTCGCTCAAAACCTTGATGGAGCCCGCGGCTGCCTAG
- a CDS encoding pentapeptide repeat-containing protein, with amino-acid sequence MMRHVDLSSPRFSSAEMTRVEVEASLRAAPAGADFSGKSLNGLDLSGLDFSNANFRAARLNKANLSKTKLDGAVFDQAWAVAADFSGASLRGANLFASQMQEAKFDGADLSAARIAADLSRASLRNAKFKDANLAADMKNQSMGLMRTVMKSADLRGADFENAKLGRADLQFSNMSGVNFAGASLAGAEAGGADFRGAILAHTNVDDLDLSSARIDAAQEKAFAGASNLSRAFKE; translated from the coding sequence ATGATGCGTCATGTCGATCTTTCCAGCCCCCGTTTTTCCTCCGCCGAGATGACCAGGGTCGAGGTCGAGGCAAGCCTGAGGGCCGCGCCGGCGGGCGCCGACTTCTCCGGCAAGAGTCTCAATGGGCTGGATCTGTCCGGGCTTGATTTCTCCAACGCCAATTTCCGCGCCGCGCGGTTGAACAAGGCCAATCTGTCGAAGACTAAGCTTGACGGCGCGGTGTTCGATCAGGCCTGGGCTGTTGCAGCCGATTTTTCGGGCGCAAGCCTTCGCGGTGCCAATCTCTTTGCGAGCCAAATGCAGGAGGCCAAATTCGACGGCGCAGATCTTTCGGCCGCCCGCATCGCCGCCGATCTGTCGCGTGCCAGTTTGCGCAACGCCAAGTTCAAGGACGCCAATCTCGCCGCCGACATGAAGAACCAATCTATGGGGCTTATGCGAACGGTCATGAAATCGGCGGATCTCCGCGGTGCGGATTTTGAAAATGCGAAACTCGGGCGCGCCGATCTGCAGTTTTCGAATATGTCCGGCGTGAATTTTGCGGGGGCGTCTCTTGCCGGCGCCGAGGCGGGGGGTGCCGATTTTCGCGGCGCGATCCTCGCTCATACGAATGTCGACGATCTTGACCTGTCCTCGGCGCGCATCGACGCCGCTCAGGAGAAGGCCTTTGCCGGGGCAAGCAATTTGTCGCGTGCCTTCAAGGAATGA